A DNA window from Enoplosus armatus isolate fEnoArm2 chromosome 9, fEnoArm2.hap1, whole genome shotgun sequence contains the following coding sequences:
- the chn2 gene encoding beta-chimaerin isoform X2 translates to MAASSNSSLSGSSVSSDPEDYQPPIWKSYLYQLQQEALRPKRITCPQEMESRPKYYGREFHGMIPREYADELLAGAEGAYLIRESQRQPGTHTLALRFGHQTLNYRLFYDGKHFVGEKRFESVHDLVTDALITLYIETKAAEYIAKMTTNPIYEHLGYTSLLKDKMVHRLSRGRTEPRRVTFQRDERISSPLARRSALKDTPEKQCYYEKIHNFKVHTFRGPHWCEYCANFMWGLIAQGVRCSDCGLNVHKQCSKLVPSDCQPDLRRIKKVFSCDLTTLVKAHNTTRPMVVDMCIQEIELRGMKSEGLYRVSGFSEHIEDVRLAFDRDGEKADISASAYADINIIAGALKLYLRDLPIPVITFDLYSKFIQAAKIPNAESRLEAIHETLLQLPPAHYETLRYLMAHLKRVTLFEKDNLMNAENLGIVFGPTLMQPPELNALTTLNDMRQQKLVVQLMIEHEDVLF, encoded by the exons ATGGCAGCATCCAGTAACTCAAGCCTCTCAGGTTCATCTGTGTCGTCTG acCCTGAGGATTACCAACCGCCCATATGGAAGTCCTACT TGTACCAGCTACAGCAGGAAGCCCTGAGACCAAAGAGGATCACATGTCCTCAGGAG ATGGAGAGCAGACCCAAATACTATGGCAGAGA atTTCACGGCATGATCCCTCGAGAATATGCAGATGAGCTGCTGGCGGGAGCAGAGGGTGCTTACCTCATCAGGGAGAGCCAAAGACAGCCAGGGACACACACCTTGGCCTTAAG GTTTGGGCACCAGACCCTCAACTACAGATTGTTCTATGACGGGAAGCACTTTGTCGGGGAGAAGAGATTCGAGTCAGTCCATGACCTTGTGACGGACGCCCTCATCACTCTCTACATTGAGACCAAGGCGGCGGAGTACATCGCCAAAATGACCACTAACCCCATCTACGAGCATCTTGGTTACACCTCGTTACTCAAGGACAAGATGGTGCACCGGCTGAGCCGTGGACGCACAGAACCACGCAGGGTCACCTTCCAGAGAGACGAAAGG ATCTCCTCACCTCTGGCGCGACGGAGTGCCTTGAAAGACACACCGGAGAAGCAGTGCTACTATGAGAAGATACACAACTTCAAG GTACACACTTTTCGAGGGCCGCACTGGTGCGAGTACTGTGCCAACTTCATGTGGGGCCTCATCGCCCAGGGCGTCCGCTGCTCAG ATTGTGGCCTGAATGTACACAAACAGTGCTCCAAACTGGTTCCCAGCGACTGCCAGCCGGACCTGCGCAGGATAAAGAAAGTGTTTAGCTGTGACCTCACCACGCTTGTCAAAGCTCATAACACAACACGACCCATGGTGGTGGACATGTGCATTCAAGAGATAGAGCTGAGAG GTATGAAATCTGAAGGTCTCTACCGAGTGTCTGGCTTCTCAGAGCACATAGAGGACGTGAGGCTCGCCTTTGACCGAG aTGGTGAAAAGGCTGACATCAGTGCCAGTGCCTATGCAGACATCAACATCATTGCTGGTGCTTTGAAGCTCTACTTAAGAGACCTTCCCATTCCAGTCATTACGTTTGACTTGTACTCCAAATTTATTCAAGCTGCAA AAATTCCAAATGCCGAATCCAGACTGGAGGCCATCCATGAGACTTTGTTGCAGCTCCCCCCAGCCCACTACGAGACCCTACGTTACCTGATGGCTCACCTCAAGAG GGTGACACTGTTCGAAAAGGACAATTTAATGAATGCTGAGAACCTGGGGATTGTCTTTGGTCCAACACTTATGCAGCCTCCGGAGCTGAATGCCTTGACAACCCTGAATGACATGAGGCAGCAGAAACTAGTGGTGCAGCTTATGATAGAGCATGAAGATGTCTTATTCTGA
- the chn2 gene encoding beta-chimaerin isoform X3, which yields MESRPKYYGREFHGMIPREYADELLAGAEGAYLIRESQRQPGTHTLALRFGHQTLNYRLFYDGKHFVGEKRFESVHDLVTDALITLYIETKAAEYIAKMTTNPIYEHLGYTSLLKDKMVHRLSRGRTEPRRVTFQRDERISSPLARRSALKDTPEKQCYYEKIHNFKVHTFRGPHWCEYCANFMWGLIAQGVRCSDCGLNVHKQCSKLVPSDCQPDLRRIKKVFSCDLTTLVKAHNTTRPMVVDMCIQEIELRGMKSEGLYRVSGFSEHIEDVRLAFDRDGEKADISASAYADINIIAGALKLYLRDLPIPVITFDLYSKFIQAAKIPNAESRLEAIHETLLQLPPAHYETLRYLMAHLKRVTLFEKDNLMNAENLGIVFGPTLMQPPELNALTTLNDMRQQKLVVQLMIEHEDVLF from the exons ATGGAGAGCAGACCCAAATACTATGGCAGAGA atTTCACGGCATGATCCCTCGAGAATATGCAGATGAGCTGCTGGCGGGAGCAGAGGGTGCTTACCTCATCAGGGAGAGCCAAAGACAGCCAGGGACACACACCTTGGCCTTAAG GTTTGGGCACCAGACCCTCAACTACAGATTGTTCTATGACGGGAAGCACTTTGTCGGGGAGAAGAGATTCGAGTCAGTCCATGACCTTGTGACGGACGCCCTCATCACTCTCTACATTGAGACCAAGGCGGCGGAGTACATCGCCAAAATGACCACTAACCCCATCTACGAGCATCTTGGTTACACCTCGTTACTCAAGGACAAGATGGTGCACCGGCTGAGCCGTGGACGCACAGAACCACGCAGGGTCACCTTCCAGAGAGACGAAAGG ATCTCCTCACCTCTGGCGCGACGGAGTGCCTTGAAAGACACACCGGAGAAGCAGTGCTACTATGAGAAGATACACAACTTCAAG GTACACACTTTTCGAGGGCCGCACTGGTGCGAGTACTGTGCCAACTTCATGTGGGGCCTCATCGCCCAGGGCGTCCGCTGCTCAG ATTGTGGCCTGAATGTACACAAACAGTGCTCCAAACTGGTTCCCAGCGACTGCCAGCCGGACCTGCGCAGGATAAAGAAAGTGTTTAGCTGTGACCTCACCACGCTTGTCAAAGCTCATAACACAACACGACCCATGGTGGTGGACATGTGCATTCAAGAGATAGAGCTGAGAG GTATGAAATCTGAAGGTCTCTACCGAGTGTCTGGCTTCTCAGAGCACATAGAGGACGTGAGGCTCGCCTTTGACCGAG aTGGTGAAAAGGCTGACATCAGTGCCAGTGCCTATGCAGACATCAACATCATTGCTGGTGCTTTGAAGCTCTACTTAAGAGACCTTCCCATTCCAGTCATTACGTTTGACTTGTACTCCAAATTTATTCAAGCTGCAA AAATTCCAAATGCCGAATCCAGACTGGAGGCCATCCATGAGACTTTGTTGCAGCTCCCCCCAGCCCACTACGAGACCCTACGTTACCTGATGGCTCACCTCAAGAG GGTGACACTGTTCGAAAAGGACAATTTAATGAATGCTGAGAACCTGGGGATTGTCTTTGGTCCAACACTTATGCAGCCTCCGGAGCTGAATGCCTTGACAACCCTGAATGACATGAGGCAGCAGAAACTAGTGGTGCAGCTTATGATAGAGCATGAAGATGTCTTATTCTGA
- the chn2 gene encoding beta-chimaerin isoform X1, with protein sequence MAASSNSSLSGSSVSSDPEDYQPPIWKSYLYQLQQEALRPKRITCPQEMESRPKYYGREFHGMIPREYADELLAGAEGAYLIRESQRQPGTHTLALRYQHHQYAAQIPRKVGPVRSPVLARFGHQTLNYRLFYDGKHFVGEKRFESVHDLVTDALITLYIETKAAEYIAKMTTNPIYEHLGYTSLLKDKMVHRLSRGRTEPRRVTFQRDERISSPLARRSALKDTPEKQCYYEKIHNFKVHTFRGPHWCEYCANFMWGLIAQGVRCSDCGLNVHKQCSKLVPSDCQPDLRRIKKVFSCDLTTLVKAHNTTRPMVVDMCIQEIELRGMKSEGLYRVSGFSEHIEDVRLAFDRDGEKADISASAYADINIIAGALKLYLRDLPIPVITFDLYSKFIQAAKIPNAESRLEAIHETLLQLPPAHYETLRYLMAHLKRVTLFEKDNLMNAENLGIVFGPTLMQPPELNALTTLNDMRQQKLVVQLMIEHEDVLF encoded by the exons ATGGCAGCATCCAGTAACTCAAGCCTCTCAGGTTCATCTGTGTCGTCTG acCCTGAGGATTACCAACCGCCCATATGGAAGTCCTACT TGTACCAGCTACAGCAGGAAGCCCTGAGACCAAAGAGGATCACATGTCCTCAGGAG ATGGAGAGCAGACCCAAATACTATGGCAGAGA atTTCACGGCATGATCCCTCGAGAATATGCAGATGAGCTGCTGGCGGGAGCAGAGGGTGCTTACCTCATCAGGGAGAGCCAAAGACAGCCAGGGACACACACCTTGGCCTTAAGGTACCAACACCATCAGTATGCAGCACAGATTCCCCGAAAGGTCGGCCCTGTCAGGAGCCCGGTCCTCGCTCG GTTTGGGCACCAGACCCTCAACTACAGATTGTTCTATGACGGGAAGCACTTTGTCGGGGAGAAGAGATTCGAGTCAGTCCATGACCTTGTGACGGACGCCCTCATCACTCTCTACATTGAGACCAAGGCGGCGGAGTACATCGCCAAAATGACCACTAACCCCATCTACGAGCATCTTGGTTACACCTCGTTACTCAAGGACAAGATGGTGCACCGGCTGAGCCGTGGACGCACAGAACCACGCAGGGTCACCTTCCAGAGAGACGAAAGG ATCTCCTCACCTCTGGCGCGACGGAGTGCCTTGAAAGACACACCGGAGAAGCAGTGCTACTATGAGAAGATACACAACTTCAAG GTACACACTTTTCGAGGGCCGCACTGGTGCGAGTACTGTGCCAACTTCATGTGGGGCCTCATCGCCCAGGGCGTCCGCTGCTCAG ATTGTGGCCTGAATGTACACAAACAGTGCTCCAAACTGGTTCCCAGCGACTGCCAGCCGGACCTGCGCAGGATAAAGAAAGTGTTTAGCTGTGACCTCACCACGCTTGTCAAAGCTCATAACACAACACGACCCATGGTGGTGGACATGTGCATTCAAGAGATAGAGCTGAGAG GTATGAAATCTGAAGGTCTCTACCGAGTGTCTGGCTTCTCAGAGCACATAGAGGACGTGAGGCTCGCCTTTGACCGAG aTGGTGAAAAGGCTGACATCAGTGCCAGTGCCTATGCAGACATCAACATCATTGCTGGTGCTTTGAAGCTCTACTTAAGAGACCTTCCCATTCCAGTCATTACGTTTGACTTGTACTCCAAATTTATTCAAGCTGCAA AAATTCCAAATGCCGAATCCAGACTGGAGGCCATCCATGAGACTTTGTTGCAGCTCCCCCCAGCCCACTACGAGACCCTACGTTACCTGATGGCTCACCTCAAGAG GGTGACACTGTTCGAAAAGGACAATTTAATGAATGCTGAGAACCTGGGGATTGTCTTTGGTCCAACACTTATGCAGCCTCCGGAGCTGAATGCCTTGACAACCCTGAATGACATGAGGCAGCAGAAACTAGTGGTGCAGCTTATGATAGAGCATGAAGATGTCTTATTCTGA